One Pectobacterium colocasium DNA segment encodes these proteins:
- a CDS encoding type II restriction endonuclease, which produces MLEKLSNHFEVAVAKYLSAVDVDSKKSNQHEIGGLVKAGFARYLPVPQNGEKILFNANLIYISGEEIDPISYEDTLTWYDTRHNQKNRKPEYRMYYKTNPVSSMMNEGDFFLIIKKINGDLLIIITPSGSAIEFQLKTLFGINNISSEFSQSSIEGKSLILPVRMLFEDLGIELEESESKNDNLLEILLRRFPNGFPKSKEFSSFAREQTPGEPLYGPDETLMLWLEQEEKLFRTYERFEVAKKLAQGFGENGDNVDDFIDFSLSVQNRRKSRVGFAFENHLNYLFSLHGLKFQQGSSKNTTENKSKPDFLFPDFSAYHDPLFPQEKLRLLGAKTTCKDRWRQVLAEGDKIGRKHLITIQPGISEQQLTEMKNKSLQLVVPYSVQSVYPVSFISDLQSVVDFIAEVKNIQAMN; this is translated from the coding sequence ATGCTTGAAAAATTATCTAACCATTTTGAAGTCGCTGTTGCTAAATACCTTTCTGCTGTCGATGTTGACTCTAAAAAATCTAATCAGCACGAAATTGGTGGGTTAGTAAAAGCAGGGTTTGCCAGGTACCTTCCCGTTCCCCAAAATGGTGAAAAGATATTATTTAATGCCAACCTTATTTATATATCAGGTGAAGAAATCGATCCTATTTCTTACGAGGATACGCTGACATGGTATGATACTCGCCATAATCAAAAGAATAGAAAACCAGAATATAGAATGTATTATAAAACCAATCCCGTATCTTCAATGATGAATGAAGGGGACTTCTTTCTTATTATCAAAAAAATTAACGGAGATTTGTTAATAATTATTACTCCGTCAGGTTCTGCTATAGAATTCCAGCTAAAAACTTTATTTGGAATTAATAATATTAGTAGTGAATTTTCTCAATCGTCTATCGAAGGCAAGTCTCTTATTCTTCCAGTAAGAATGCTATTTGAAGATTTGGGAATAGAGCTTGAAGAGTCAGAAAGCAAGAATGATAACTTACTCGAAATATTGCTGAGGCGTTTTCCTAATGGCTTTCCAAAATCAAAAGAATTCTCTTCTTTTGCAAGGGAGCAAACGCCAGGAGAACCATTATATGGACCTGATGAAACCTTAATGTTATGGCTGGAGCAAGAAGAAAAATTGTTCAGAACATACGAACGTTTTGAGGTAGCTAAAAAACTTGCTCAGGGGTTTGGTGAAAATGGCGATAATGTTGATGATTTTATTGATTTTTCCCTAAGTGTACAAAATAGACGCAAGTCCCGTGTTGGCTTTGCGTTTGAAAACCATTTGAACTATTTATTTAGTCTGCATGGGTTAAAATTTCAGCAAGGTTCGTCAAAAAATACGACTGAAAATAAATCTAAACCAGACTTTCTCTTTCCTGATTTTTCTGCTTACCATGATCCACTTTTCCCTCAGGAAAAACTAAGACTGCTTGGCGCTAAAACAACATGCAAGGATAGATGGAGACAAGTTCTGGCCGAAGGGGATAAGATCGGACGTAAGCATCTAATTACTATACAACCAGGAATTAGTGAGCAACAGTTGACAGAAATGAAGAATAAATCACTTCAGTTAGTTGTTCCTTATTCTGTTCAGTCAGTATATCCAGTGTCATTCATTAGCGATTTGCAAAGTGTTGTAGATTTCATTGCTGAAGTAAAAAACATTCAAGCAATGAATTGA
- a CDS encoding very short patch repair endonuclease, translated as MADVHNPAIRSKNMKAIRNCDTAIEVKLEKILEDLGLKFRKQVKDLPGRPDFVIDEYKKIIFTHGCFWHHHECYLFKIPATRTEFWMGKIGKNVTRDNNIHKELKNENWHIMTIWECAIKGKHRLSIQDLSERIEEWVCAGSSSVEIDTKGIHNKNA; from the coding sequence ATGGCTGATGTTCATAACCCTGCGATTCGTAGTAAAAATATGAAGGCGATTCGCAACTGTGATACAGCCATTGAAGTTAAACTGGAAAAAATCCTTGAGGACTTAGGCTTAAAGTTTCGAAAACAGGTAAAGGATTTACCTGGAAGGCCTGACTTTGTTATTGATGAGTATAAAAAAATTATCTTTACGCATGGATGTTTTTGGCATCATCATGAATGTTATCTTTTCAAAATCCCAGCAACGAGAACTGAATTTTGGATGGGGAAAATTGGAAAAAATGTTACCAGAGATAATAATATCCACAAAGAACTCAAGAATGAAAACTGGCATATTATGACTATTTGGGAATGTGCTATAAAAGGTAAACACAGACTGTCTATTCAAGATCTCTCAGAAAGGATAGAAGAGTGGGTTTGTGCTGGAAGTAGCTCAGTAGAAATCGATACTAAAGGGATACATAATAAAAATGCTTGA